A section of the Methanosarcina mazei S-6 genome encodes:
- a CDS encoding type III PLP-dependent enzyme, producing the protein MRKEPYDFPLDDYISREEFNKIKKFSRDKETPFLIVDLQKIERSYDELVEHMPFAKIHYAVKANPLDKVVLALKRKGSNFDVATIYELDQLIRLGVEPERISYGNTIKKEKDIAYAYDNGVRLFVTDSESDLKKLARRAPGSRVFFRILTESDGADWPLSRKFGSHPDLIYKLILKAEKLGLEPYGLSFHVGSQQRDIGQWDNAIAKCKYLFEAVAEKGIHLKMINLGGGFPAKYQSQAHDLETYAHEIRRFLHEDFGEELPEILIEPGRSLVADAGIIVSEVIMIAKKARFNQYKWVYLDIGKFGGLIETLDECIKYPIFCDKKGCAEEVILAGPTCDSMDILYEHHKYSFPHTMRDGNRVYIFTTGAYTQSYSSICFNGFPPLKAYVI; encoded by the coding sequence ATGAGAAAAGAGCCTTATGATTTCCCGCTGGATGATTACATCTCAAGAGAGGAATTTAATAAAATCAAAAAATTCTCGCGGGATAAAGAAACACCGTTTTTGATCGTCGACCTTCAAAAGATCGAACGAAGCTACGACGAACTTGTAGAGCATATGCCTTTTGCAAAAATACATTATGCTGTTAAGGCGAATCCTTTAGATAAGGTAGTGCTTGCCCTGAAGAGAAAAGGTTCCAATTTTGATGTGGCGACCATTTACGAGCTTGACCAGTTGATAAGGCTCGGGGTGGAACCTGAGAGGATAAGTTACGGGAATACAATAAAAAAAGAAAAAGACATAGCTTATGCCTATGATAATGGAGTAAGGCTCTTTGTTACGGATTCCGAAAGTGATTTGAAAAAATTAGCCAGAAGAGCTCCAGGTTCCAGAGTCTTTTTCAGGATTCTTACGGAAAGTGATGGTGCTGACTGGCCCCTTTCCAGAAAATTCGGCTCCCATCCTGACCTGATATATAAATTGATTTTAAAAGCTGAAAAGCTCGGGCTTGAACCTTACGGTCTTTCCTTCCATGTAGGCTCCCAGCAGAGGGATATAGGACAGTGGGACAATGCAATTGCCAAGTGTAAATATCTCTTTGAGGCAGTAGCTGAAAAAGGAATCCATCTGAAAATGATCAACCTCGGTGGAGGCTTTCCTGCAAAATACCAGTCTCAGGCGCATGACCTTGAAACATATGCACATGAAATCCGCCGCTTTTTGCATGAAGACTTCGGGGAAGAGCTTCCTGAAATTCTTATCGAACCGGGCAGGTCTCTGGTTGCCGATGCGGGCATAATCGTAAGTGAAGTCATTATGATCGCAAAGAAGGCAAGGTTTAACCAGTACAAATGGGTTTACCTTGACATAGGAAAGTTTGGCGGCCTCATCGAAACCCTTGACGAATGCATCAAATATCCAATTTTCTGTGATAAAAAAGGATGTGCAGAAGAGGTTATACTTGCAGGCCCGACATGCGACAGCATGGATATTCTTTACGAGCACCATAAGTATTCTTTTCCCCACACCATGAGAGACGGCAACAGGGTGTATATTTTCACTACCGGAGCCTATACCCAGAGTTATAGCTCCATCTGTTTTAATGGCTTCCCGCCCCTGAAAGCCTATGTTATCTAA
- a CDS encoding 2-oxoacid:acceptor oxidoreductase family protein encodes MAAEIINGEKVIRKPNALYSDYPRKGGAASTATHYCPGCGHGVLHKLIAEAIDDLGIQDRTVMISPVGCAVFAYYYFDTGNIQVAHGRAPAVGTGVSRAEENAVVISYQGDGDLASIGLNETLQAANRGEKIAVFFVNNTVYGMTGGQMAPTTLIGEKTTTTPEGRDPRFAGYPLHMCELLDNLKAPVFIERVSVSDISHIRKARKAIRKALEVQRDGKGYAFVEVLAACPTNLRMDAEQAVSFINEEMEKEFPLRNFRDDFESTEPLYRGVSDFTTESLEKLYGIEADAGEKPVRADFAPIQTKIAGFGGQGVLSMGIVLAQAGVKANLNASWFPSYGPEQRGGTSNCSVMISGQPIGSPTVYTPDILIAMNRPSLERFEGAVRKGGFILYDSTIGEAETPEGVKAVSVPATEKAKEAGDERAANSFMLGVLLGLNATGLEEEAFKGALAENFAGKPRVIAFNQQMLEAGAEWARENVKV; translated from the coding sequence ATGGCAGCAGAAATCATCAACGGAGAAAAGGTTATAAGGAAGCCAAATGCGCTGTATTCGGACTATCCCCGCAAAGGAGGGGCAGCCTCAACAGCCACCCACTATTGCCCTGGCTGCGGTCACGGGGTTTTGCATAAGCTCATTGCCGAGGCAATTGACGACCTCGGGATACAGGACAGGACAGTTATGATAAGCCCTGTGGGCTGTGCGGTCTTTGCTTATTATTACTTTGATACCGGCAACATCCAGGTAGCCCACGGGCGTGCCCCTGCAGTTGGTACAGGCGTCTCAAGGGCTGAAGAGAATGCTGTGGTTATATCCTACCAGGGTGACGGGGACCTTGCTTCAATCGGACTTAACGAGACCTTGCAGGCAGCAAACAGGGGAGAAAAGATTGCAGTCTTTTTCGTAAACAATACCGTTTACGGCATGACGGGCGGACAGATGGCTCCCACGACCCTGATAGGGGAAAAGACAACAACAACCCCTGAAGGCCGCGATCCCAGATTTGCAGGTTATCCCCTTCATATGTGCGAGCTTCTGGACAACCTGAAGGCTCCGGTTTTTATTGAAAGAGTTTCGGTCTCGGATATCTCCCACATTAGAAAAGCAAGAAAAGCCATTAGAAAAGCGCTTGAAGTCCAGCGCGATGGCAAAGGCTATGCTTTTGTAGAAGTCCTTGCAGCCTGCCCTACCAACCTCAGGATGGACGCAGAGCAGGCTGTCAGTTTCATAAACGAAGAGATGGAAAAGGAATTCCCTCTCAGGAATTTCAGGGACGATTTCGAATCAACCGAACCTCTTTACCGCGGGGTCAGCGATTTCACAACCGAATCCCTTGAGAAGCTTTACGGAATTGAAGCGGATGCCGGAGAAAAACCTGTCAGAGCTGACTTTGCCCCTATCCAGACCAAGATTGCAGGTTTCGGAGGGCAGGGGGTCCTGAGTATGGGCATTGTCCTTGCGCAGGCAGGGGTTAAAGCAAACCTCAACGCTTCCTGGTTCCCGTCCTACGGACCGGAACAGCGCGGAGGGACTTCAAATTGCTCGGTGATGATTTCAGGACAGCCCATAGGCTCTCCTACGGTTTACACACCTGACATCCTTATAGCCATGAACCGCCCCTCTCTGGAAAGGTTCGAAGGAGCTGTAAGAAAAGGAGGCTTTATCCTTTATGACTCAACCATCGGGGAAGCCGAGACCCCTGAAGGTGTAAAAGCTGTTTCAGTCCCTGCAACCGAAAAAGCCAAAGAAGCGGGCGATGAAAGGGCTGCAAATTCGTTCATGCTCGGCGTATTGCTTGGCCTTAACGCAACAGGGCTTGAAGAAGAAGCCTTTAAAGGAGCTCTTGCCGAAAACTTTGCAGGCAAACCCAGAGTTATCGCTTTTAACCAGCAGATGCTCGAAGCCGGTGCAGAATGGGCAAGAGAGAACGTAAAAGTATAA
- a CDS encoding 3-methyl-2-oxobutanoate dehydrogenase subunit VorB, producing the protein MATQLIKGNSAIVVGALYAGCDCFFGYPITPASEILHDASKYFPMIGRKFVQAESEEAAINMVYGGASAGHRVMTSSSGPGISLMQEGISYLAGAELPCVVIDVMRAGPGLGNIGPEQADYNQVVKGGGHGNYKNIVLAPNSVQEMCDFTMKAFELAFKYRNPAVVLADGVLGQMIESLEFPKKALNPEIDTSWAVNGTAETRPNLITSIFLDFNELGAFNERLQAKYELIKQNEVDYEEYMTGDASIVLVSYGISSRICRSAVDLARQEGIRVGLFRPKTLFPFPEAQLKALADKGCSFISVEMSNGQMIDDIRLAIGCSRPVELVNRMGGNLITLDQIMDRIRKISGEA; encoded by the coding sequence ATGGCAACACAACTCATAAAAGGCAACTCCGCAATAGTTGTTGGTGCACTTTATGCCGGATGCGACTGTTTCTTCGGATACCCCATCACTCCGGCAAGTGAGATTCTGCACGATGCTTCCAAATATTTCCCCATGATAGGAAGAAAATTCGTGCAGGCAGAGTCTGAGGAGGCTGCAATCAATATGGTCTACGGGGGAGCCTCAGCAGGCCACAGGGTAATGACATCTTCTTCAGGTCCGGGAATTAGCCTGATGCAGGAAGGTATCTCTTACCTGGCAGGTGCAGAACTTCCCTGCGTGGTTATAGATGTTATGAGAGCAGGTCCCGGGCTTGGAAACATAGGACCTGAACAGGCAGATTACAACCAGGTCGTGAAAGGCGGGGGGCACGGGAACTACAAAAACATCGTACTTGCCCCCAATTCCGTGCAGGAGATGTGCGACTTTACCATGAAAGCCTTCGAACTTGCTTTCAAATACAGGAACCCTGCAGTTGTACTCGCTGACGGAGTTCTCGGGCAGATGATCGAGTCTCTTGAGTTCCCGAAGAAAGCACTCAACCCGGAAATCGACACAAGCTGGGCAGTTAACGGCACAGCCGAAACAAGACCTAACCTGATAACCTCAATCTTCCTGGACTTTAATGAACTCGGAGCCTTCAATGAGAGGCTTCAGGCAAAGTACGAGCTGATAAAACAGAATGAGGTAGATTACGAAGAATACATGACCGGAGATGCCTCAATAGTGCTTGTTTCTTACGGGATAAGCAGCAGGATCTGCAGGTCGGCGGTTGACCTTGCAAGGCAGGAAGGAATCAGAGTCGGACTTTTCAGGCCAAAGACACTTTTCCCCTTCCCGGAGGCGCAGTTGAAAGCCCTCGCGGATAAAGGGTGCTCTTTTATCTCAGTGGAGATGAGCAACGGGCAGATGATAGACGACATCAGGCTTGCTATCGGCTGTTCAAGGCCTGTTGAACTGGTAAACCGTATGGGAGGAAATCTTATCACTCTCGACCAGATCATGGACAGGATAAGAAAGATTTCAGGGGAGGCATGA
- a CDS encoding 4Fe-4S dicluster domain-containing protein yields the protein MAKNDRKEPYPVINILECKACGRCLLACPKDVLFMSENLNARGYHYIEYKGEGCSGCASCYYTCPEPLALEIHIPLKKEEAE from the coding sequence ATGGCAAAAAATGATCGGAAAGAACCGTACCCTGTTATCAATATTCTGGAGTGCAAGGCATGTGGGCGCTGTCTTCTTGCCTGCCCCAAGGACGTACTTTTCATGAGTGAGAACCTGAATGCGCGGGGTTACCATTACATAGAGTATAAAGGGGAAGGCTGCTCAGGCTGTGCGAGCTGCTATTATACCTGCCCCGAGCCCCTGGCACTGGAAATCCATATTCCCCTGAAAAAGGAGGAAGCCGAATAA
- a CDS encoding AMP-binding protein, with protein sequence MTSLLSQFVSRTDFESYEDFQENFKILVPENFNFAYDVVDAYARDSPEKIAMVWCDDYGEERVFTFKDMKYYSDRAANFFVKHGIGKGDYVMLTLKSRYEFWFCILGLHKLGAIAVPATHMLKTRDIVYRIEKAGLKMIVCISEDDVPEQVDEAHMECGDVPLKKAMVGGKAREGWIDFRKELEEASPEFERPTGEAATKNEDICLVYFSSGTAGFPKMVEHDNTYPLGHILTAKYWQKVEDNGLHYTVADSGWGKCVWGKLYGQWIAGCGVFVYDYDRFEAKHMLEKASKYGVTTFCAPPTIYRFLIKEDLSHYNFSTLKYAVVAGEPLNPEVFNRFLEFTGIKLMEGFGQTETVVTIATFPWMEPKPGSIGKPVPGYKIELMDRDGRLCEVGEEGEIVINTMAGKPVGLFAHYGKDPKKTEETWHDGYYHTGDMAWMDEDGYFWFVGRADDIIKTSGYKVGPFEVESALIQHPAVLECAITGVPDPVRGQVIKATIVLTRDYTPGDALKKELQNHVKNVTAPYKYPRIVEFVPELPKTISGKIRRVEIRDKDQTQ encoded by the coding sequence ATGACTTCCTTGCTAAGCCAATTTGTTTCCAGAACCGATTTCGAATCCTATGAGGATTTCCAGGAAAACTTCAAAATCCTGGTCCCTGAAAATTTCAATTTCGCCTATGACGTTGTTGATGCCTACGCAAGAGACTCTCCTGAGAAAATTGCCATGGTATGGTGTGATGACTATGGAGAGGAGAGGGTCTTTACTTTCAAAGACATGAAATATTACAGTGACAGGGCTGCAAACTTCTTTGTAAAACACGGCATCGGAAAAGGCGACTATGTAATGCTGACCTTGAAGAGCCGTTACGAGTTCTGGTTCTGCATCCTGGGTCTCCACAAGCTAGGGGCTATTGCCGTTCCTGCAACTCATATGCTGAAAACCCGGGACATAGTATACAGAATAGAAAAAGCCGGGCTCAAGATGATTGTCTGCATATCGGAGGACGATGTCCCTGAGCAGGTCGACGAAGCCCATATGGAATGCGGGGACGTCCCGCTCAAAAAAGCCATGGTGGGAGGTAAAGCCCGGGAAGGCTGGATTGATTTCAGAAAGGAGCTGGAGGAAGCTTCCCCGGAATTTGAACGCCCTACTGGTGAGGCTGCAACAAAGAATGAAGATATCTGCCTTGTTTATTTCTCCTCAGGGACAGCAGGTTTCCCTAAAATGGTAGAACACGACAATACCTACCCTCTAGGGCACATCCTGACCGCAAAATACTGGCAAAAAGTTGAGGATAACGGCCTGCACTATACTGTTGCTGACAGCGGCTGGGGAAAATGTGTGTGGGGCAAACTGTACGGGCAGTGGATAGCCGGATGTGGGGTTTTTGTCTATGATTATGACAGGTTTGAAGCAAAACACATGCTTGAAAAAGCCTCAAAGTATGGGGTTACGACCTTCTGCGCCCCTCCGACAATTTATCGTTTCCTGATAAAAGAAGACCTTTCCCACTATAATTTCAGTACCCTGAAATATGCGGTAGTTGCAGGCGAACCCCTTAACCCCGAGGTCTTCAACCGTTTCCTTGAGTTTACAGGAATAAAGCTTATGGAAGGGTTCGGGCAGACCGAAACAGTTGTTACGATTGCTACCTTCCCGTGGATGGAGCCAAAACCGGGATCTATCGGAAAGCCGGTTCCCGGATACAAGATCGAACTTATGGACAGGGACGGAAGGCTCTGTGAAGTTGGAGAGGAAGGGGAAATCGTAATCAATACAATGGCAGGAAAGCCTGTGGGGCTTTTTGCTCACTACGGAAAAGACCCTAAAAAGACAGAGGAAACCTGGCATGATGGATATTACCATACAGGAGATATGGCCTGGATGGATGAGGACGGGTATTTCTGGTTTGTGGGAAGGGCTGATGATATAATCAAGACCTCAGGATATAAAGTTGGGCCCTTTGAAGTGGAAAGTGCCCTTATCCAGCACCCTGCTGTTCTCGAATGTGCAATCACGGGAGTCCCGGACCCTGTAAGAGGGCAGGTCATTAAGGCGACAATAGTGCTCACCAGAGATTATACTCCAGGTGATGCCCTTAAAAAAGAGCTGCAGAACCATGTCAAAAACGTTACAGCTCCGTATAAGTATCCCAGGATAGTGGAATTTGTTCCAGAGCTTCCGAAGACCATCAGCGGAAAAATCCGCAGGGTTGAAATCAGGGACAAAGACCAGACTCAGTAA
- a CDS encoding helix-turn-helix domain-containing protein, translating into MQEKIKEIASRVRELRELSEISVEKMAEYLQVSKEIYEKYENGTEDIPASILFEIAHRLQVDMATLLTGEEPRMNVFTLTRSGKGVSVERREQYKYQNLAEKFIHKKAEFFIVTVDPKPQGTKPDTNSHPGQEFNYVLEGSLKVYIHHNEIILNEGDSIYFDSNYQHAMEAMNGKTAKFLAVIM; encoded by the coding sequence ATGCAGGAAAAAATAAAGGAAATAGCATCTCGCGTCCGCGAACTGCGGGAACTGTCAGAGATTTCTGTTGAAAAAATGGCAGAATACCTCCAGGTTTCAAAGGAAATTTATGAGAAATATGAAAACGGGACAGAGGATATTCCGGCAAGCATTCTTTTTGAAATTGCACACAGGTTGCAGGTGGACATGGCTACTCTCCTGACAGGGGAAGAGCCCCGCATGAACGTTTTCACACTTACAAGGAGTGGGAAAGGAGTAAGTGTTGAAAGAAGAGAGCAGTATAAGTACCAGAACCTTGCTGAAAAATTCATTCATAAAAAAGCTGAGTTTTTCATTGTTACAGTCGACCCCAAGCCTCAGGGAACAAAACCCGATACCAATTCCCATCCAGGGCAGGAATTCAACTACGTGCTCGAGGGAAGCCTGAAGGTTTACATCCATCACAACGAAATTATCCTCAATGAGGGAGATTCCATTTATTTCGATTCCAACTATCAGCATGCCATGGAAGCCATGAACGGAAAAACCGCCAAGTTCCTGGCAGTAATTATGTAA
- a CDS encoding pentapeptide repeat-containing protein, translated as MASNLHYANLHYANLHYANLHYANLHYANLTSAANLTLMQI; from the coding sequence ATTGCTTCAAACTTACATTATGCAAACTTACATTATGCAAACTTACATTATGCAAACTTACATTATGCAAACTTACATTATGCAAACTTAACATCTGCTGCAAATTTAACATTGATGCAAATCTAA
- a CDS encoding PKD domain-containing protein, with protein MNAKTIERTCFLLAILILILVPDVGMASELHVKAGESIQGVVDKALPGDTIFIEPGEFNESILINKENLTIKSSSGNPDNTIIKGINAESYVFEITAIGVNISGFSITEGRCGVFLNRVDNCTVNDNKISNLEAGIYLFESSNNLLSNNMVYSNLDCGIKLLSSPDNVIYRNYFNNTNNARDNKFNTWNDSRGNYWSDYEGSDENGDGIGDSAYAVNPEAGSMDYMPLMEYLHSSPVLPTARFTSDITEGFAPLSVRFKDFSENATSRLWMFGDGNTSDSPSPLHTFFNEGEYIVSLIVSNENDSDSASVTIRALNASRQSDPVLPEAKLISNATGGRVPLVIKFVDLSRNADCITWSFGDGKKSCCPEPEHTFCCPGNYTVSLVAGNENGTSTTCIAISVLKNETDMNTKENLEGEEASGTENKGLIGCITRYIGGTSDEVQDDNEVQDESIDAEATGNSEPENESKRIIQGIIHKGELESIKSSVVSTKDSVVSAVSSKVHTETGISLENGTLRVQKSIEGFIDNHAPESSKNSLPEMKKRIAPWVPSFLGLAGVAFMVSMLKRGRRSRK; from the coding sequence ATGAACGCAAAAACTATAGAACGAACCTGTTTTTTACTGGCGATTTTAATTCTCATTTTAGTCCCGGATGTCGGAATGGCGTCAGAATTGCATGTTAAGGCAGGAGAATCCATCCAGGGGGTGGTAGATAAAGCACTTCCCGGGGATACTATTTTCATAGAACCTGGAGAATTTAATGAAAGTATCCTAATTAACAAGGAAAATTTAACAATAAAGTCGTCTTCAGGAAATCCTGATAATACAATTATCAAGGGAATAAATGCAGAAAGTTACGTTTTTGAGATAACTGCCATTGGCGTAAATATTAGCGGTTTTTCTATCACTGAAGGGAGATGTGGAGTCTTCCTAAACAGGGTTGACAACTGTACAGTAAATGATAACAAAATCTCAAACCTGGAAGCAGGAATATATCTTTTTGAATCCAGCAATAATCTGTTGAGCAATAATATGGTATATTCGAACCTGGACTGCGGCATCAAACTCTTAAGTTCTCCTGATAACGTAATATACAGAAATTATTTCAATAATACAAATAATGCCAGGGATAATAAGTTTAACACCTGGAACGACAGCAGAGGTAACTACTGGAGTGATTATGAAGGGTCGGACGAAAACGGAGACGGTATTGGGGATTCCGCATATGCTGTCAACCCTGAAGCCGGCAGCATGGATTACATGCCTTTAATGGAATATCTGCATTCTTCTCCGGTGCTGCCGACAGCACGTTTTACCTCAGATATAACAGAAGGATTTGCTCCCCTATCTGTCAGGTTTAAAGATTTCTCCGAAAATGCAACTTCCAGGCTGTGGATGTTTGGAGACGGGAATACTTCAGATAGTCCCAGTCCTTTGCACACTTTTTTTAATGAAGGAGAATATATTGTTTCTCTTATCGTAAGCAACGAAAATGACAGCGATTCAGCATCTGTAACTATAAGAGCCCTGAATGCTTCCAGACAATCCGACCCCGTACTTCCAGAAGCCAAACTTATTTCAAATGCAACAGGAGGTCGTGTCCCTCTTGTTATAAAATTTGTAGACCTTTCCAGAAATGCAGATTGCATTACATGGTCTTTTGGGGACGGAAAAAAATCCTGTTGCCCTGAACCCGAACACACCTTCTGCTGCCCAGGGAATTATACAGTTTCTCTTGTCGCTGGAAATGAAAACGGGACTTCCACCACATGTATAGCCATATCCGTCCTGAAAAATGAAACCGATATGAACACAAAAGAAAATCTCGAGGGTGAGGAAGCTTCCGGCACAGAAAACAAGGGTCTGATAGGCTGTATTACAAGATACATCGGCGGCACTTCTGATGAAGTCCAGGATGATAATGAAGTCCAGGATGAGAGTATTGATGCTGAAGCAACCGGAAACTCAGAACCTGAGAATGAAAGTAAGAGAATAATTCAAGGAATAATTCACAAAGGAGAACTTGAATCTATAAAAAGCTCAGTTGTCTCCACCAAAGATTCAGTTGTCTCTGCTGTCAGCTCAAAGGTTCATACGGAAACCGGGATTTCTCTGGAAAACGGAACCTTAAGGGTTCAAAAGAGCATTGAAGGCTTCATTGATAATCACGCACCAGAATCTTCAAAGAACTCCCTGCCTGAAATGAAGAAAAGAATCGCACCCTGGGTCCCTTCATTTCTGGGGCTTGCCGGGGTAGCTTTCATGGTTTCCATGCTGAAAAGAGGCAGAAGGTCACGAAAGTAA
- a CDS encoding alkaline phosphatase family protein encodes MKALECSTIDIAPTISRLLKIPMVPPSGSPIPEVENYAKERGCKRAVIIVVDSLGYSIYRHLSPVMKNLHEITESGLLFKCRSPATITSPAIASIFTGYLPEEHNIYSTADIYSERAKNSENPRLRSIMEWACRAGMKSAAVIETEGAESFRGRIKDFYGVPNSEDILDYDCRITEYALQAMKEKPDVLSVHLRALDRYSHRAETWKEMKKAAKAIDKNLEMIFQSAEKGTMFFICGDHAVHGGKKWLENATQEEIMNHEKNYVALIVSCSR; translated from the coding sequence ATGAAAGCTTTAGAATGCAGTACCATTGACATTGCGCCCACGATTTCCAGATTGTTAAAAATACCCATGGTTCCTCCTTCGGGGAGTCCTATTCCTGAGGTAGAAAACTATGCAAAAGAAAGAGGCTGTAAAAGGGCAGTAATTATAGTGGTTGACAGCCTTGGATATTCCATTTACCGGCACCTCTCACCGGTGATGAAAAACCTGCATGAAATTACGGAAAGTGGACTGCTTTTCAAATGCAGGTCTCCGGCAACTATTACATCTCCTGCAATTGCTTCAATCTTTACTGGCTATCTTCCGGAAGAACATAATATTTACTCGACTGCTGACATTTATAGTGAAAGAGCAAAAAACTCTGAAAATCCAAGGCTAAGAAGTATTATGGAATGGGCTTGCAGGGCAGGCATGAAATCCGCCGCTGTAATAGAAACGGAAGGAGCGGAGAGTTTCAGAGGAAGGATAAAAGACTTTTACGGGGTCCCGAATTCCGAAGACATACTGGATTATGACTGCAGGATAACAGAATACGCCCTTCAGGCTATGAAAGAAAAGCCCGATGTCCTGTCTGTGCACCTGAGAGCCCTTGACCGCTATTCCCACAGGGCAGAGACCTGGAAAGAAATGAAAAAAGCTGCAAAAGCTATTGACAAAAATTTAGAAATGATTTTCCAGAGTGCAGAAAAAGGCACTATGTTCTTTATATGCGGAGACCATGCGGTCCATGGTGGGAAAAAATGGTTGGAAAACGCTACACAGGAAGAAATCATGAACCATGAGAAGAATTATGTAGCCCTTATTGTGAGCTGCTCTCGATAA
- a CDS encoding PepSY domain-containing protein, producing the protein MRKTITAILMGILLIGTFGAFAVSAVASEDAGKGYVSGPMNRWAARYADSGDGAGDHPYCPYYGTGETAELEVKTADEAYEIAKSEIDDSISRDDIYQKGRWWIVYYEDEDGIRTQARIDAVTGEVFTGYSTPSGAQMGGRHGRGSGHGRGPGNCMGYGN; encoded by the coding sequence ATGAGGAAAACAATAACAGCAATTCTTATGGGCATACTGCTGATAGGCACTTTCGGAGCGTTTGCTGTCAGTGCAGTTGCTTCGGAAGATGCCGGAAAAGGATACGTTTCTGGACCCATGAACAGGTGGGCTGCCAGATATGCGGATTCAGGAGATGGTGCAGGGGACCACCCTTACTGTCCTTATTACGGGACAGGTGAAACCGCAGAACTTGAGGTCAAAACTGCAGACGAGGCTTATGAAATAGCAAAATCGGAAATCGATGACAGCATTTCCAGAGATGATATATATCAGAAGGGCCGCTGGTGGATTGTCTATTATGAAGATGAGGATGGAATCCGCACTCAGGCAAGGATCGATGCAGTAACAGGTGAAGTATTTACCGGATACAGCACCCCTTCAGGGGCTCAAATGGGCGGCAGGCACGGACGCGGTTCCGGGCATGGCAGAGGTCCGGGAAATTGTATGGGATATGGAAATTAA
- a CDS encoding ArsR/SmtB family transcription factor, whose product MEKSLQQIVEIGEALSHPVRLKLLYLLAERERYVYELAKDLDLSRQVVNLHLKRLEKAGFVESDLRLEDDDMRAKKFYRLKEFEVSLSMEDLEKIFEKHS is encoded by the coding sequence GTGGAAAAATCACTTCAGCAAATAGTTGAAATTGGCGAAGCCCTCTCTCATCCTGTAAGGTTAAAACTTCTTTATCTTCTGGCTGAAAGAGAGCGGTATGTGTATGAACTCGCCAAAGATCTGGACCTCTCAAGACAGGTTGTAAACCTGCATTTGAAACGCCTGGAAAAAGCTGGATTTGTCGAGAGTGATCTAAGGCTTGAAGATGATGATATGAGGGCAAAGAAATTTTATCGGCTAAAAGAGTTTGAGGTTTCTCTGAGTATGGAAGATCTCGAAAAGATTTTTGAAAAGCATTCCTGA
- a CDS encoding nicotianamine synthase family protein produces the protein MATGVIRGAELSPSYIIEEILGLYQNIVVLSNEEIVYGLSDRNRELFQELEYLVSLEVEDSVVQDILQKKELEPAFTEIKRFRNLYTVRLETEHAKEILSSDSPWASLEMFSFYGNYLKLVRTEYEGLRLSSGDTVFFLGSGPLPLTLIVFFRLYGVKSTGIEKDSFRANLSKKVLEKLGLSSVIKIVNGNHFSLSRKDLSLSPDTGVKALMIAAQAEPKKEIFEHLLEVMPIGGRISCRIYEKGLRKLLSGNCLFDLPEGFVEQERVQPQPPVYNTVIFFEKKR, from the coding sequence ATGGCTACTGGAGTTATTAGGGGCGCGGAGCTTTCGCCATCGTATATTATTGAAGAGATTCTCGGTTTATATCAAAACATAGTGGTTCTGTCCAATGAAGAAATCGTTTATGGTTTATCGGACCGGAACAGGGAGCTTTTTCAGGAGCTTGAGTACCTGGTTAGCCTGGAAGTTGAAGATAGTGTGGTGCAGGATATACTACAAAAAAAAGAGCTGGAGCCAGCATTTACTGAAATTAAAAGATTCAGGAACCTTTATACCGTAAGACTTGAAACCGAGCATGCAAAAGAAATCCTGTCCAGCGATTCTCCCTGGGCTTCCCTTGAAATGTTCTCTTTTTACGGAAATTATCTCAAGCTTGTACGCACGGAGTATGAAGGTCTGAGGCTTTCTTCCGGAGATACTGTTTTTTTTCTTGGAAGCGGCCCGCTTCCTTTAACTCTGATTGTTTTTTTCAGGCTGTACGGAGTGAAAAGCACTGGAATCGAAAAAGACTCCTTCCGGGCAAATCTCTCAAAAAAAGTACTTGAAAAACTTGGGCTTTCCAGTGTAATCAAAATAGTAAACGGAAACCACTTTTCTCTAAGCAGGAAGGACTTAAGCTTAAGTCCGGATACAGGGGTAAAAGCCCTGATGATAGCTGCCCAGGCTGAACCGAAGAAAGAGATCTTCGAGCACCTTCTGGAAGTCATGCCGATAGGAGGTAGAATTTCGTGCAGGATTTATGAAAAAGGGCTCCGTAAATTATTGAGTGGAAACTGCCTGTTTGACCTGCCTGAAGGTTTCGTGGAGCAGGAAAGAGTACAACCCCAGCCCCCGGTCTATAACACAGTCATATTCTTTGAGAAAAAGAGGTAG